In Magnetospirillum sp. XM-1, a single window of DNA contains:
- the ccsA gene encoding cytochrome c biogenesis protein CcsA, translated as MSAEAVLPPLAIAALAMAVARHSRPAGYGAVVLLLLAVLGLAARFLADDGGNALVFRHAGGDQPWPLRLAGLWASDQGTLLLMALMLAGMGARWSGGDGWAARGAQALALAFTIGTVLWNPFDATSPEALAGPPPRHNSHLATPWMVIHPPLLLAALALVIAPAGAACQALARPGQTQWSELAGGCVRAAWIILGAGLAAGMWWAYQDFTFGQFWHWDPAQTAIFAVWMALTAQIHTHEAHRRSNGRRFAVLHPLLGLVAAVLALAAMAVIRLPMLASSHRYVGDTSAPLLAGLAVLLAMATALAVWRRPAGRATAPRDALDVAVALMMVAAAVAVLHLGHSLAAALLHLPRPDGLKPFLDMLLRWATPTEAEALRQAFAQWEPDPVAVNLWLLPPATALGLAGGHALLPRFRRPATVAAVLAVVLAIVVDPVTARFDGSGITAAGTVAHLDLIGGLWAAMAYLGLAALARLGTALRQRQARPALAAGLHLGIAVALAALLAATVFDGIAQRIIRWPDQAGALVALPDGQSVGIFPPAAGAPATARAVWRLERDGVETERAEGLVHVRDDTPFPAGQRGSQRMVCEILDYRYARQISGRGHMIDPFIHRGLWRDVQVWLPALDSGASHDLPVVVKTFPLVSWLWGGLALTLLSALAMGFHARRQR; from the coding sequence ATGTCGGCTGAGGCCGTCCTGCCCCCGCTGGCGATCGCGGCCCTGGCCATGGCGGTGGCGCGCCATTCCCGCCCGGCCGGATACGGCGCGGTGGTCCTGCTGCTCCTGGCCGTCCTGGGGCTGGCGGCCCGTTTTCTGGCCGACGATGGCGGCAACGCCCTGGTGTTCCGCCATGCCGGCGGCGACCAGCCGTGGCCGCTGCGGCTGGCCGGCCTGTGGGCCAGCGACCAGGGAACCCTGCTGCTGATGGCCCTGATGCTGGCCGGGATGGGGGCGCGGTGGAGCGGCGGTGACGGCTGGGCCGCTCGCGGCGCCCAGGCGCTGGCCCTGGCCTTCACCATCGGCACGGTGCTGTGGAATCCCTTCGACGCCACCTCCCCCGAGGCGCTGGCCGGGCCGCCGCCCCGCCACAACTCCCACCTCGCCACCCCGTGGATGGTGATCCATCCCCCGCTGCTGCTGGCCGCCCTGGCCCTGGTCATCGCCCCGGCCGGCGCCGCCTGCCAGGCCCTGGCCCGGCCCGGCCAGACTCAATGGAGCGAACTGGCCGGCGGCTGCGTCAGGGCGGCCTGGATCATCCTGGGCGCCGGCCTCGCCGCCGGGATGTGGTGGGCCTACCAGGATTTCACCTTCGGGCAGTTCTGGCACTGGGACCCGGCCCAGACCGCCATCTTCGCGGTGTGGATGGCGCTGACCGCCCAGATCCATACCCACGAGGCCCACCGCCGCAGCAATGGGCGGCGCTTCGCCGTCCTGCACCCCCTGCTGGGGCTGGTCGCCGCCGTCCTGGCCCTGGCCGCCATGGCGGTCATCCGCCTACCCATGCTGGCCTCCTCGCACCGCTATGTGGGCGACACCTCGGCGCCGCTGCTGGCCGGTCTGGCCGTCCTCCTGGCAATGGCGACGGCGCTGGCCGTCTGGCGGCGCCCCGCCGGCCGGGCGACGGCGCCCCGCGACGCCCTTGATGTGGCGGTGGCGCTGATGATGGTCGCAGCGGCCGTGGCGGTGCTGCATCTGGGTCATTCCCTGGCCGCCGCACTGCTGCACCTGCCCCGCCCGGACGGCCTGAAGCCGTTCCTCGACATGCTGCTGCGCTGGGCTACCCCCACGGAGGCCGAAGCCCTGCGGCAGGCCTTCGCCCAATGGGAGCCCGATCCGGTGGCCGTCAACCTCTGGCTGCTGCCCCCGGCCACCGCCCTGGGGCTGGCCGGGGGCCATGCCCTGCTGCCCCGCTTCCGCCGTCCGGCGACAGTGGCGGCGGTCCTGGCGGTGGTCCTGGCCATCGTCGTCGATCCGGTGACCGCCCGCTTCGACGGCTCCGGCATCACCGCCGCCGGCACCGTCGCCCATCTGGACTTGATCGGCGGCCTGTGGGCGGCGATGGCCTATCTCGGGCTGGCGGCGCTGGCGCGGCTGGGGACGGCGCTGCGCCAACGGCAGGCGAGGCCCGCCCTGGCGGCCGGGCTGCACCTGGGCATCGCCGTGGCGCTGGCCGCGCTGCTGGCCGCCACGGTCTTCGACGGAATCGCCCAGCGGATCATCCGCTGGCCGGACCAGGCGGGCGCCCTGGTCGCCCTGCCCGACGGCCAGAGCGTCGGGATCTTTCCCCCCGCCGCCGGAGCGCCCGCGACCGCCCGCGCCGTCTGGCGGCTGGAACGCGACGGCGTCGAGACGGAACGGGCCGAGGGGCTGGTCCATGTCCGCGACGACACGCCGTTTCCCGCCGGGCAGCGGGGATCGCAGCGGATGGTCTGCGAGATCCTCGACTACCGCTATGCCCGGCAGATCTCGGGACGCGGCCACATGATCGATCCCTTCATCCATCGCGGCCTGTGGCGGGACGTCCAGGTCTGGCTCCCGGCCCTGGACTCCGGCGCGTCCCATGACCTGCCGGTGGTGGTGAAGACCTTTCCCCTGGTATCGTGGCTGTGGGGCGGCCTTGCGCTCACCCTGCTGTCGGCCCTGGCCATGGGATTCCATGCGAGGAGGCAAAGATGA
- a CDS encoding ABC transporter ATP-binding protein yields MAHGFRPLFHLLRPHLGSVALVLGASAAASALALAQPWLAKRLIDDGLIARQMPVVAATCALILGAALLALGVGAFNRWHYLTLSGKVLFALRERVFGHLQRLPPTYFARRSTGEILSRIDGDVAEVQRFVVDTVLATVNAVLVLAGTLAVMAALAPQLLAPAFVLLPLQIVVARRLRPRMERLVRRLRERNGEMSGFLVHGLQSMKLIQAMGGEARDAARFSALNRHYLDDLRRAELFSAVAGGIPGLLNGLAAAAVFLAGGLLVMEGTVTVGALVAFTLYLGRAVGPVNTLLGLILAQRRARVSLDRVMEILDEPVAVENPPVPLALPATAAGAIRLDAVTFSYGGGGPVFSGLDAVIPAGAKVGLVGASGIGKSTLVDLLHRHYDPDRGRILLDGVDLRHLDLAELRRRIAVVAQDSPVVAGTIADNIRLAAPDADDRTVERAAALAEIGHLGLDTLVGERGATLSGGERQRLAIARALLLDPLVLVLDEAVSAVDLESGRRIARTIDTLFHHRTRIVISHHPDALAGAGLILELTPAGLRPHAAEAVA; encoded by the coding sequence ATGGCCCATGGTTTCCGCCCTCTGTTCCATCTTCTGCGGCCGCATCTGGGATCGGTCGCCCTGGTGCTGGGCGCGTCGGCGGCCGCCTCGGCCCTGGCCCTGGCCCAGCCCTGGCTGGCCAAGCGGCTGATCGACGACGGGCTGATCGCCCGGCAGATGCCGGTGGTCGCCGCGACCTGCGCCCTGATCCTGGGGGCGGCCCTGCTGGCGCTCGGGGTGGGGGCCTTCAACCGCTGGCACTACCTGACCCTGTCGGGAAAGGTGCTGTTCGCCCTGAGGGAGCGGGTGTTCGGCCATCTCCAGCGCCTACCGCCCACCTATTTCGCCCGCCGGAGCACCGGCGAGATCCTGTCGCGCATCGACGGCGACGTGGCCGAAGTCCAGCGCTTCGTCGTCGACACGGTGCTGGCGACGGTCAACGCCGTGCTGGTGCTGGCCGGGACCTTGGCGGTGATGGCGGCGCTGGCTCCCCAATTGCTGGCCCCGGCCTTCGTGCTGCTGCCGCTGCAGATCGTGGTGGCGCGGCGCCTGCGCCCCCGCATGGAGCGTTTGGTCCGCCGCCTGCGCGAACGCAACGGCGAGATGTCCGGCTTCCTGGTCCACGGCCTGCAATCCATGAAGCTGATCCAGGCCATGGGGGGCGAGGCCCGCGACGCCGCCCGCTTTAGCGCCCTCAACCGCCATTACCTCGACGACCTGCGCCGCGCCGAACTGTTCTCGGCGGTGGCCGGCGGCATCCCCGGCCTGCTGAACGGGCTGGCGGCGGCGGCGGTGTTCCTGGCCGGCGGCCTGCTGGTGATGGAAGGCACGGTGACGGTGGGCGCCCTGGTGGCCTTCACCTTGTATCTCGGGCGCGCCGTGGGGCCGGTGAACACCCTGCTGGGGCTGATCCTGGCCCAGCGCCGCGCCCGCGTCAGCCTCGACCGGGTCATGGAGATTCTCGACGAGCCGGTGGCGGTGGAAAATCCGCCCGTCCCCCTCGCCCTGCCAGCCACGGCCGCCGGGGCCATCCGCCTCGACGCCGTCACCTTCTCCTATGGGGGCGGCGGGCCGGTGTTCAGCGGGCTGGACGCCGTCATTCCCGCCGGCGCCAAGGTCGGGCTGGTCGGCGCCTCGGGCATCGGCAAGAGCACCCTGGTCGACCTGCTGCACCGCCATTACGACCCGGATCGCGGCCGCATCCTGCTGGACGGCGTGGACCTGCGCCATCTGGACCTGGCCGAATTGCGCCGCCGCATCGCGGTGGTGGCGCAGGACAGCCCGGTGGTGGCCGGAACCATCGCCGACAACATCCGCCTGGCCGCCCCCGACGCCGACGACCGGACGGTAGAGCGGGCGGCCGCGCTGGCCGAGATCGGCCATCTGGGCCTCGACACCCTGGTGGGGGAACGCGGCGCCACCTTGTCGGGCGGCGAGCGCCAGCGTCTGGCCATCGCCCGGGCATTGCTCCTCGATCCCCTGGTGCTGGTCCTCGACGAGGCGGTTTCGGCGGTGGACCTCGAGTCCGGCCGCCGCATCGCCCGCACCATCGACACCCTGTTCCACCACCGCACCAGGATCGTCATCTCGCATCATCCCGACGCGCTGGCCGGAGCCGGACTGATCCTGGAGCTCACCCCCGCCGGGCTGCGGCCGCACGCCGCCGAGGCGGTGGCATGA
- a CDS encoding FIST N-terminal domain-containing protein, with translation MIRQATSTKSDPFEAVREIHDALARPRAEFTAVFCSKRYYQPLLEQAFREFFGGTALVGCTTAGEISTAGYTDGGMTGLSIAEEACVAVSDIILDVSHFKPAQIRVVVEDLQNQLRQRGIEPASHNTFALMLIDGMCCAEEQVISTLNTALGGLPLFGGSAGDDMRIAATQVLYRGRFYSNAATLTLVHTVLPFRVFSSQHFVGNGEQAIVTGADPDRRIITELNGDSAGLEYARMVECDIEELRAKKMLLPPLVVRIGGSWYARSPSGIMDDNSLKMACAIDEGVPLSIGRNTGMIPNLKRSFEAVQAAIGSPVAVLGIDCVMRRVEATSLDLGPDIARLFEENRVIGFSAYGEQINGMHLNNTFTGIAFGQSVGIERPEAGSIQAASPDTQTECGRLEQENAKLRKTIQVLLRRIERSMTIPSDTFSLFQNNVLLEKTVQLRTEDIVELNRKLSQELIARREVEVALTAAKAEAERANLSKTNFLASVSHDLQQPLNAARLLLGALMDEDLSSSGMSLLGRIEGALEAAEEMLADFLDVSKLEAGGFATHLSHFAIGPQLAQLEAEYAPQARRKGLSLRIVPSEAVLHTDKGLLQRILRNFLANAIRYTRSGRILVGCRRVDGEIMVEVHDTGIGIPQDRLQDIFEPYRSLAIGGPNDTHGSGLGLTIAKNFADILGLKLVVRSTEGRGSCFAVRVPSGHLRRAAGGASLPQGAAATLVGQRVLVLDDDAASREALATILGGWGCETLAAATVDEALSLSRKRPDLLIIDYHLDEGLTALDVLDTLRKHAGQEKPALVISADLSKEIPEQLQRRGLEFLPKPINPARLRSLVTYVLYCQAGH, from the coding sequence ATGATCCGCCAGGCGACTTCGACGAAATCGGACCCTTTCGAGGCCGTCCGCGAGATTCACGACGCCCTGGCCCGTCCGCGCGCCGAGTTCACCGCGGTGTTCTGCTCCAAGCGCTACTACCAGCCCCTGCTGGAACAGGCCTTCCGGGAATTCTTCGGCGGCACGGCGCTGGTGGGCTGCACCACCGCCGGCGAGATTTCCACCGCCGGCTACACCGATGGCGGCATGACCGGCCTCAGCATCGCCGAGGAGGCTTGCGTCGCCGTCTCGGACATCATCCTCGACGTCTCCCATTTCAAGCCGGCCCAGATCCGGGTGGTGGTCGAGGACCTGCAGAACCAGCTGCGCCAGCGCGGCATCGAACCCGCCTCGCACAACACCTTCGCCCTGATGCTGATCGACGGCATGTGCTGCGCCGAGGAGCAGGTGATCAGCACGCTGAACACCGCCCTGGGCGGCCTGCCGCTGTTCGGCGGCTCGGCCGGCGACGACATGCGGATCGCCGCCACCCAGGTCCTGTACCGGGGCCGCTTCTATTCCAACGCCGCGACCCTTACCCTGGTCCACACCGTGCTGCCGTTCCGGGTGTTCTCATCCCAGCATTTCGTCGGCAACGGCGAGCAGGCCATCGTCACCGGCGCCGACCCCGACCGCCGGATCATCACCGAGCTGAACGGCGACAGCGCCGGGCTGGAATACGCCCGCATGGTGGAATGCGACATCGAGGAATTGCGGGCCAAGAAGATGCTGCTGCCGCCCCTGGTGGTGCGCATCGGCGGCTCGTGGTACGCCCGCAGCCCCAGCGGCATCATGGACGACAACAGCCTGAAGATGGCCTGCGCCATCGACGAGGGCGTGCCGCTGAGCATCGGACGCAACACCGGCATGATCCCCAACCTCAAGCGATCCTTCGAGGCGGTCCAGGCGGCCATCGGATCGCCGGTGGCGGTGCTGGGCATCGACTGCGTCATGCGCCGCGTCGAGGCGACGTCGCTCGACCTGGGACCCGACATCGCCAGGCTGTTCGAGGAAAACCGGGTGATCGGCTTTTCCGCCTATGGCGAACAGATCAACGGCATGCACCTCAACAACACCTTCACCGGCATAGCCTTCGGACAATCGGTGGGGATCGAGCGGCCCGAGGCGGGCTCCATCCAGGCCGCCTCCCCCGACACGCAGACCGAATGCGGGCGGCTGGAGCAGGAAAACGCCAAGCTGCGCAAGACCATCCAGGTTCTGCTGCGCCGCATCGAGCGCAGCATGACCATCCCCAGCGACACGTTCTCGCTGTTCCAGAACAACGTGCTGCTGGAAAAGACCGTCCAGTTGCGGACCGAGGACATCGTCGAGCTGAACCGCAAGCTCAGCCAGGAACTGATCGCGCGACGCGAGGTCGAGGTCGCCCTGACGGCGGCCAAGGCCGAAGCCGAGCGGGCCAATCTCAGCAAGACCAACTTTCTCGCCTCGGTCAGCCACGACCTGCAGCAGCCGCTGAACGCCGCCCGGCTGCTGCTGGGGGCGCTGATGGACGAGGACCTCTCGTCGTCCGGCATGTCGCTGCTGGGCCGCATCGAAGGGGCGCTGGAAGCCGCCGAGGAGATGCTGGCCGATTTCCTGGACGTGTCGAAGCTGGAGGCCGGGGGATTCGCCACCCACCTCTCCCACTTCGCCATCGGCCCCCAACTGGCCCAGCTCGAGGCCGAATACGCGCCGCAGGCCCGCCGCAAGGGCCTGTCGCTGCGCATCGTCCCAAGCGAGGCGGTGCTGCACACCGACAAGGGCTTGCTGCAACGCATCTTGCGCAATTTCCTCGCCAACGCCATCCGCTACACCCGCTCCGGCCGGATTCTGGTCGGATGCCGGCGGGTCGACGGCGAGATCATGGTCGAGGTCCACGATACCGGCATCGGCATTCCGCAAGACCGGCTGCAGGACATCTTCGAACCCTACCGCAGTCTGGCCATCGGCGGCCCCAACGACACCCACGGCTCGGGACTGGGCCTGACCATCGCCAAGAACTTCGCCGACATCCTCGGCCTGAAGCTGGTGGTCCGCTCCACCGAAGGCCGCGGCTCGTGCTTCGCCGTGCGCGTCCCCTCCGGCCACCTGCGGCGGGCGGCGGGCGGCGCCTCCCTTCCCCAGGGCGCGGCGGCGACCCTGGTCGGACAGCGTGTGCTGGTTCTCGACGACGATGCCGCGTCCCGGGAAGCCCTCGCCACCATTCTGGGCGGATGGGGCTGCGAGACACTGGCCGCCGCCACCGTGGACGAGGCCCTCTCCCTGTCCAGGAAGCGCCCCGACCTGCTGATCATCGATTATCATCTGGATGAAGGGCTGACCGCGCTCGACGTTCTCGACACGCTCAGAAAGCATGCCGGACAGGAAAAGCCGGCCCTGGTCATTTCGGCGGACCTGTCGAAAGAGATTCCCGAACAGCTGCAGCGGCGCGGCCTGGAATTCCTGCCCAAGCCGATCAATCCGGCCCGCCTGCGCTCTCTCGTCACCTATGTCCTGTACTGCCAGGCCGGACATTGA
- a CDS encoding U32 family peptidase, translating into MKIVAPISRVDEVAAMAAAGAGEIYCGIVPTDWTERFRSAGVNRRAFGNLTRYEELAEAVAIAAGHGSTVSLVMNAQHYADAQVEALLELAERFAGMGGHALIVGDIGLLARLGRQDLGIRLHASSLLACRNAGTAALLGELGACRVVLPRDLGLGEITAMAAALPQLEFEAFVLNDGCVFEEGNCHTIHLPGRLGGPICLDRYATEYTRVDGRTLSASEAEALAANDARHEEWLWYRFGCGFSVTANGLPFGPCGLCAVPALAEAGLAAVKIAGREGPLDRKLKSVEMVRATLDRLGARQGGAQVAAFAQGLRARQDLCATGYMCYYREVIERYRPDPLLAQAG; encoded by the coding sequence ATGAAAATCGTCGCCCCCATTAGCCGCGTCGACGAGGTGGCCGCAATGGCGGCGGCCGGCGCCGGCGAGATCTATTGCGGCATCGTGCCAACCGACTGGACCGAGCGCTTCCGCAGCGCCGGGGTCAATCGCCGGGCGTTCGGCAACCTCACCCGCTACGAGGAGCTTGCCGAGGCCGTCGCCATCGCCGCCGGGCACGGCTCCACCGTCTCGCTGGTGATGAACGCCCAGCATTATGCCGACGCGCAGGTCGAGGCGCTGCTGGAACTGGCGGAACGCTTCGCCGGAATGGGCGGCCACGCCCTGATCGTCGGCGATATCGGCCTGCTGGCCCGGCTAGGGCGCCAGGACCTGGGCATCCGCCTGCACGCCAGCTCGCTGCTGGCCTGCCGCAACGCCGGAACGGCGGCCCTGCTGGGAGAATTGGGAGCCTGCCGCGTGGTGCTGCCGCGCGACCTCGGATTGGGCGAGATCACCGCCATGGCCGCGGCCTTGCCCCAGCTGGAATTCGAGGCCTTCGTCCTCAACGACGGCTGCGTCTTCGAGGAGGGCAACTGCCACACCATCCACCTGCCCGGCCGGCTGGGCGGCCCCATCTGCCTCGACCGCTACGCCACCGAATACACCCGGGTGGACGGACGGACGCTGAGCGCTTCCGAGGCCGAGGCGCTGGCCGCCAACGACGCCCGCCACGAGGAATGGCTGTGGTACCGCTTCGGCTGCGGCTTTTCGGTCACCGCCAACGGCCTGCCGTTCGGCCCCTGCGGCCTGTGCGCCGTTCCCGCCCTGGCCGAGGCGGGACTGGCGGCGGTCAAGATCGCCGGCCGCGAGGGGCCGCTCGACCGCAAGCTGAAGAGCGTCGAGATGGTCCGCGCCACCCTCGACCGGCTGGGCGCAAGGCAAGGCGGCGCCCAGGTGGCGGCCTTCGCCCAGGGGCTGCGGGCGCGACAGGATCTCTGCGCCACCGGCTACATGTGCTATTACCGGGAGGTCATCGAACGCTACCGCCCCGATCCCCTCCTCGCGCAGGCGGGATGA
- a CDS encoding HlyD family type I secretion periplasmic adaptor subunit: MTLLDSLPLLGALQAAILLGYLLLRRRVDFGRTALELALLVGVALGQFAVPGGINRLGLGAWGGLSWVIAVPAALLFAYELLGLRHDRWARFIGWLALGPAMVLAVAVFGIDGCPADAQCGWLWVVQSAWVMTMAFGGLWLIGRRMESVSVMLLNRSLGGTRLFAAGALAAILGVRGLVELAYLGSPGMAAEAARWGALGCFVCLSLLMVALTRIYPETAESALELNNHENIDRFRRHLAHAVVFEEGGVDPLARASVLTTILTVLALLGWSAVTPVKEVAATSGQVVPSSQIRPIQHLEGGIVAEVLVREGQLVQKGEVLLRLDPAQAVAELEQIKVREAGLELRSERLRAFAEGRGPDFSRAGGGGEDSQVSDQNIIFKAQEASRLSAVTVLESLIAQRRSDISQYEGQYAALGEQLKLVEREVGIREDLLAKGLNSQVSFLVIKRESERLKGERARLQAQIRTSREALAEAESRLQDQRSKLAQEAFTEMGTAGAELAQLRETRAKLEDRVQRLAVVAPARGIVQELNVASPGAVIPQGGLITKIVPVDDTLLVENQIQPRDVGHVQPGQAVRIKVSSYDFARFGAVDGMLTQISPSTFLDEDKLPYYKGVVTLAKGYVGDDPDRNRILPGMTVQADVVTGEKTILQYLLKPIQLAASQAFRER, encoded by the coding sequence ATGACCCTTCTGGACAGCCTTCCCCTGCTCGGCGCCCTTCAGGCGGCCATCCTGCTGGGCTATCTGTTGCTGCGCCGACGGGTGGATTTCGGCCGTACCGCGCTGGAACTCGCCCTGCTGGTCGGTGTCGCGCTGGGCCAATTCGCCGTTCCCGGCGGCATCAATCGCCTGGGATTGGGGGCGTGGGGCGGTCTGTCCTGGGTGATCGCCGTCCCGGCGGCATTGCTGTTCGCCTATGAGCTCCTGGGGCTTCGCCACGATCGCTGGGCCCGCTTCATCGGCTGGCTGGCCCTTGGACCGGCCATGGTTCTGGCCGTCGCCGTCTTCGGTATCGACGGCTGTCCGGCAGACGCGCAATGCGGCTGGCTGTGGGTGGTCCAGTCGGCCTGGGTCATGACCATGGCTTTCGGCGGCCTTTGGCTGATCGGGCGGCGCATGGAATCGGTTTCGGTGATGCTGCTGAACCGTTCCCTGGGCGGCACGCGCCTGTTCGCCGCCGGCGCCCTGGCAGCCATCCTCGGGGTGCGCGGACTGGTGGAACTGGCCTATCTCGGCAGCCCCGGCATGGCGGCGGAGGCCGCCCGCTGGGGGGCGCTGGGCTGTTTCGTCTGCCTCAGCCTGCTGATGGTCGCTCTGACCCGCATCTATCCCGAGACGGCGGAATCCGCCCTTGAACTCAATAACCACGAGAATATCGACCGTTTCCGCCGCCATCTGGCCCATGCGGTGGTCTTCGAGGAGGGCGGCGTCGATCCGCTGGCGCGGGCTTCTGTGCTGACGACCATTCTTACCGTCCTGGCGCTGCTGGGCTGGAGCGCGGTCACGCCGGTCAAGGAAGTGGCCGCCACCAGCGGCCAGGTGGTGCCGTCCAGTCAGATCCGACCCATCCAGCATCTGGAAGGCGGCATCGTCGCCGAGGTTTTGGTGCGCGAGGGGCAATTGGTGCAGAAGGGGGAGGTGCTGCTGCGCCTCGATCCCGCCCAGGCCGTGGCAGAGCTTGAGCAGATCAAGGTCCGCGAGGCCGGTCTGGAATTGCGTTCCGAGCGTCTTCGTGCCTTCGCCGAGGGGCGTGGCCCGGACTTTTCCCGCGCCGGCGGCGGGGGGGAGGATTCCCAGGTCAGCGACCAGAACATCATCTTCAAGGCGCAGGAAGCCTCGCGACTGTCCGCCGTCACCGTGCTGGAAAGCCTGATCGCCCAGCGCCGCTCCGACATCAGCCAGTACGAAGGCCAATACGCCGCCCTGGGCGAACAGCTCAAGCTGGTGGAACGTGAAGTGGGCATCCGCGAGGATCTGCTGGCCAAGGGGCTGAATTCCCAGGTGTCGTTCCTGGTCATCAAGCGCGAATCCGAGCGCCTGAAGGGCGAGCGCGCCCGCCTGCAGGCCCAGATCAGGACCTCGCGCGAGGCGCTGGCCGAGGCCGAATCGCGTTTGCAGGACCAGCGCAGCAAGCTGGCCCAGGAGGCCTTCACCGAAATGGGCACGGCCGGTGCCGAACTGGCCCAATTGCGCGAGACGCGGGCCAAGCTGGAAGACCGGGTCCAACGGCTGGCCGTGGTCGCGCCGGCCCGCGGCATCGTGCAGGAACTCAACGTCGCCAGCCCCGGCGCCGTGATTCCCCAAGGCGGATTGATCACCAAGATCGTCCCGGTGGACGACACCTTGCTGGTGGAGAACCAGATCCAGCCCCGCGACGTGGGCCATGTGCAGCCGGGCCAGGCCGTGCGGATCAAGGTATCGAGCTACGATTTCGCCCGTTTCGGCGCGGTGGACGGCATGTTGACCCAGATCTCACCCTCGACCTTCCTCGACGAGGACAAGCTGCCCTACTACAAGGGGGTGGTGACCTTGGCCAAGGGCTATGTGGGTGACGATCCCGACCGCAACCGCATCCTGCCCGGCATGACCGTCCAGGCCGACGTGGTCACGGGGGAAAAGACCATTCTGCAATACCTGCTGAAACCGATCCAGCTGGCCGCCTCCCAGGCGTTCCGCGAACGCTAG
- a CDS encoding S8 family serine peptidase: protein MIGLLDTGLSGPLAGSTRLSHRFWLDGDGRVADGPARPDLMGHGTALAGLIQAGCPSAPIVNAQVFGADGAAPPVAIAAGLDWLVAKGVRIVNMSFGLAEDRRILAEACSAAVRAGILLVAAVPAMGAMVFPAAYPGTVRVTGDGRCRPGEVSRIDDDRVHFGASPHLALKPETPWRRSAVAGASVATARVTARLAGLLLRFPGDDNARLLARLEEAALPLGPQREHLHVG from the coding sequence ATGATCGGCCTGCTCGACACCGGCCTGTCCGGGCCTCTGGCGGGCAGCACCCGGCTGTCCCACCGTTTCTGGCTGGATGGGGACGGTCGTGTCGCCGACGGCCCCGCCCGCCCCGACCTGATGGGCCACGGCACCGCCCTGGCCGGGCTGATCCAGGCGGGCTGCCCCTCGGCCCCCATCGTCAACGCCCAGGTGTTCGGCGCCGACGGCGCGGCGCCCCCCGTCGCCATCGCCGCCGGCCTGGACTGGCTGGTGGCCAAGGGCGTCCGCATCGTCAACATGAGTTTCGGCCTCGCCGAGGACCGCCGCATCCTGGCCGAGGCCTGCTCCGCCGCCGTGCGGGCCGGAATTCTGCTGGTGGCCGCCGTCCCGGCCATGGGCGCCATGGTCTTTCCCGCCGCCTATCCAGGAACGGTGCGGGTGACCGGCGACGGGCGCTGCCGGCCCGGCGAGGTCTCGCGGATCGACGACGACCGCGTCCATTTCGGCGCCAGCCCCCATCTCGCCCTCAAGCCGGAAACGCCCTGGCGGCGGAGCGCCGTGGCCGGCGCCAGCGTGGCCACCGCCCGCGTCACCGCCCGGCTGGCCGGCCTGCTGCTCCGCTTTCCCGGCGACGACAACGCGCGATTGCTGGCCCGGCTGGAGGAAGCCGCCCTGCCGCTCGGCCCCCAGCGGGAGCATCTCCATGTCGGCTGA